Genomic window (Arachis hypogaea cultivar Tifrunner chromosome 13, arahy.Tifrunner.gnm2.J5K5, whole genome shotgun sequence):
CAATTGCTGTTCCACAGCATGaatgtaatttaaatatgatattttacAAAATTGTCATTTTGAACACTGATTTAAAATTTTGGATATTTGGAAAATACATCATCTAGGCACATTCAAAATTTAAGTTTTGATCATTCGATAAATCCTAACAATAAATATCATTTTGGTACATGTAAACAATTCCTTataaatataatttcaaataaattaaaaaagataaggaATGAAACGAAATATAATTCTCcaatgaaaaaataatcaatCGAATAAAAGAGAACTTAAGCTTACTGTCATATCGGTTTTGAAtcagttttgaaaaataaaagtggAATTTTCATAGATACAATGAATCTTAAACCTGGCCTAACGTACATGGTTATCTGGGTTTTCAAAGTTTAACAAATACTCTGTAAGTTTTACATACGTAACAGTGACAAGTTGACCTAATGTCAAGCTTATAACAAGCTAAATCCAAACCTTTCACAACGACTCCAATTGgcttattataaaattatcatcCACCCATCTAAATAGAAGAAACCACAAGGCATCATCATGCATTTCATAACAAGTCATCTCTCTCTCACTTGTTCACCGGCTAATGACTTTCAAGGTAAATCTAGAATAATAATGCAACTCTAGGAAATAAGTCCTTGTAGtccgattaaatttttttatataaagaaaataaaagaaaaaagaaatttggTTTCTCAGGGAGCATAATTTggagaaaaatatataaagaaatcTTCTCAGGGACAAAATTTTCTAGTTCCTACAATGTGTATTAGTGGCACCCAAATTGTGGGGTCAACAATAACGGACTCCACTGGACTCCACCAGAAACCCAAAGTACAGTAAGACTATTTACACCAATTTCTTTTTCAGCAAATTCTCTCGAACTATGTCACAAGTCCAACTATGCTCCTTTTAAGCAGATCATATTCCACTTGATCAACTTACCCGTCTAGAGCCTCTATCATTTTTTTGTATCGTCATAACCAATTAACCATATGCAATTCAGTGTCATCTTCTAATCAGATGGCAAAGTTCTTCTATTTCAATCAATCATAAAGTAGAAAACTGAGACTGTTGACCATAAGTATATTCAGTTAACGGGACAACACTGATaaatcaaaaacaattttaatGAATGGGTATGAATCTATAAATTCAAGCATAAGGTCAAACAATGGGAATAACAGGGTGACTTAAAAACTTTACAAGGATATTCAAACACTGAACACACAACTGGTAATACAGAACACACCTATCTTCAAAATAGTAGCTAACCTGAGACCTGGACCAGGAGAGGTCAAGCACATCGTCGAGATGGCCTTCGAAAGAGCAAATGGGTTTCTCCGTGAGCGCAAAAACAGTTTCTGGCACAACTAACTGGTCCAAACTCAATGACTTCCTGCTAACAGATGGCCTCCCCCTTCTCCTCTTCTCAAGGCTACTCTCCTTGCTAGGGGACAGCGTAGCCCGCTCCGGCGACCCATTCATGATAAACAACATATTCACATTGGCGTCTTCGGGCTTCTCCATCAGCAGCAGCTCCCCTTTCCTCTCAGTTTCTACAACCTGCCAAACATGGATCACACAATCCTCGCCCGCACTTGCAAGATACCTCCCATCCAAACTAAACCTTATGCTCCAAATTGATCCCTCATGAGCCTGTATCTCCTGGCTCTTGTAAAGCCCTGTCAGCTCCTTACATGATTTCCCATATTGCCTCACTCTCACTCTTTCAGGACAAAGAAATGAACTGCCATCCTGGCTATCATCTGTCGCGGAGCTGGACCTCCGGCCACCTTTCTCGGACGATGTATCCCTCTCATCACCACTCCTACTCCACCTCTCCTTATGCCCCGCTGCGGCTACCGAACTCGCCACACTCTTTATACTCTTAAACCAACTCCCCCTTCTCTTCACCTTACTCTCACCACCACTATCACCACCGCCACCACTGCGGCTACAATCATTTGAATTCAAATCAACCGCATCTCCATCTCCATCTCCATTACCATCTTCGACATTTTGCCGCCGCATTAGTTCCTGAACAATTGGGGAATGCCCAACAGTCATCTCAAATTCCTCCATAGTCAAATGCCTTCCAGTTCCAACTTCCCTAAGCTTCTTCCACGTGCCATCTTTCCTCACCTCCTTCACCACAAACTCCTTCCCGTTATCAAGATCCTTTATAGTGCACGCTTCCTCTTCCACACTCTCAATCTCTCTCCGAGTTTCATTGCTCTTGCCCCGCGAATCGATGACCGTTGAGACATTGCCATTAGCGCTGCAATTACCGTTATTTACAACCGAACCGGCGTCGCCAGAGCGGCAAACCGATCGAATTGCAGGCTGCTGAGCTGGCACCTGCAAATCACACCGATCCGCGGCGCTCTCGGATTTGGATCGGAGAATGGCGGCGGCAGCAGAGGCTGCGGAGGTTGTGTCGGCGGCGACGCGGTGGAGGTGTTGCGAGGAGACCGATCGAGCAGGGAGGCCGAAGTGGCGGAGGAGGCGAGAACGGCGTTCGGAGACGGAGGAGGGTTCCGAGATCCATATATCGTACCTGCACATGGCCAAGGCATGAGTGGGGGAGCTAGAGTTGGAGTTGTTAGTGCTGTCGTTTTTGGCAGTGTTGGTGTCGTTTTGAGGGGAAGTTGCGGTGTCGTCGTCGGAGTTAGATGAAGAGGTAGAGGACGATAGTAAACGGTCGTGGGAGTCGTAGAACAAAGTGtgggtttcttcttcttcttcttcttggtcaACGATGGGTTTGGTCATGGTTTATTATTGTGGGCATTCCCATTTGGGTGTAAGAGAATGCCCATGAAGGAAATGGATCGGATCAAGATTTCAGGAATTGGATCTAATGGTGCTAGAGATGAATGGGGGTTGGAACCTGCCTTCGCAACTTAGAtccaatgagagagagagagagagagacagagagagattAGACTATTAGAGGGATCGGATACAAATGCCTCTTCTTTGTGTCTGTTTTGGACTTTTGGTTGCTGGATGGCTGGATGCGGATGTGTTCCTTTTGTGTAGTAGATGTGTTTTATGGTGCGGTGTCATGTGTCTTACAACTTGTGTTTTCTGCGAGGAGGAGTgctccttttccttttttttcttttaggagtttaattttaaagtatttttgtataaaatattttatacgattatataaaaaatattatttataccaaaaaaaattaaaaaattattaaattttattattttacttattaaatagtcattaatatttaaaaatataaaataaaatatattaaattattagattaaaagaATTGAATTGATGGTTAAGTAATGActataataataaattctaatgacctctaatatttttctttgcacgttaaaattaattactatgtatttatataaaatattttctatcttgattaaattatttttaatatgtattttttatttaaatatatattctatcttaataattaattttggtggctgattttttaTATACCTCTAACATGATTGATCATGCAATGACATCCATGTTTTGGATAATCATTTATActgtcaataaaaataatagttattttaataatataacgtTACATAATTTAATGCACGTTTAATGCTATTTTACACCAACAATGTATCTACattaaattctttttcttctttttttttttatttgatggaCTAGAAAAAAAAGTACTATTTTTTCAAGAAGCAATTTATGTTGTATACAATATAATTAGCTTATCCTTAAACGTTTCTTGTTAAGTATGGAGTGATGTACTTCTTGTTAATTCATCAAATCTCAACTcttcaattattatattttatttaaatagtttaaatttaaaatggTAATTTGTTAATCTGattaatcatttttttataaattttaattttttttttttaggttttagatattagattaaagttcaaaactaaaaaaaatatatgaatattaaaaGTAACGCGTCTATGaaaaaaaagtagctagattttggaattgaaataaataatacataaaaaataagttgaaaattcATGCACTAAATCCAAAAGAATCACAATCATATAATGACCAAAATCTCTTCACTTCAAACATCCACAACTAGCAACTCGAGATGAAAAACAGCTTTATCAAACTTATTTGAACAATATTGCCATCATAGTCATTCGATTTTGAAGATAGAATGTCATCTTACAACGAACAAGACCGAAATAAAGATAAATCGAAAAAGCGAAGGAGCAGCATCATATTATTTCAGACAGAAAAAAAGAGGATACTACAATAATGTTTAATGAAGGAAGATGTTAAAGACTTTAGATTGACATCAATAAAAGAGTACcattacaaaatataaaagtttagaagaataaaaaatatataaaaaaatacttacaGAGAATAAGTTGATACCTAGTCTTACACGGAATAAGTATTTAAAAATGACAGGATGACATGCTCTTCGAAAAGTTGATTTAGTTAGTCTTAGCCAAATATTTATAATGTAACGGAATTCTGACTTGTTGAGTTACTTAATGGAATTAGAATGAATTAGACAGACTTCTCactatcattttattttaaaagaaagcaTAATGCATAATTGATATTCGACATGaaacaaaaaattcaataatataataagattttttatttttaaatgaaaacataaaaaaatattttcaaagagTAAACTACTATTTCTACCCATAAAAGTTAAAAACGCTGACATATTTacccataaaaattaaaattatcatttgtaTCTATAAAAAATTGACTTTCACAAATAAAATTACGTAAATcctaaataattacataaaatttcCAAACTACCCTTAGTGAGTCTCATCCTCTTCAATTCTTCATCCAAGCCGTGAACCAGCACTGCTGCAGCACCATCtcctttctactttctctctctctcttccttctcctccatcttcttcaatcatcctttctctctttctctccgcCCTCTTCGCACTTTTCTCATTCCTCTTCTTTTCCTATTAATGTTTCTCTCTTCTCTGtcgttcttttctctcttctatgCATTAATGGTGATTCCTCCTTTTGCCATCGCGAGCTCTATCCTCTCctcccctccttctcttcttcttcttcttcttcaggagGTTCCTGGCTTCAGGAAGTAGCAATTTTAAGTCCTCTATTTTCTGCAACCCCAACTTCTTCAGCGTTGAGTTCCTTCCTTTTCCAAATGTCGTATCTTCGTCTTCTCCTTCTCTTGGCATCACTGCTCTCTTCTCCTCCTAGCGATGCGTCTTCATCATCTCCTCCCAGTATCGCCAAAATCAAATTAGTGTTCTGTATTATTTGCAACGAAAATGGTGATATAAAATCTAAGAAATTATCAATTTTTGTTGAAggttctaagaaattagggttttattttaaATCTGTGCATGTTCTATTCTTCAATTTGATCTGATGAGTTTGTTCTTTTTTGTGATTTTGAAGAGAATAATGGCTGGACTATGTTGATGTTCAAGAGGTGAGAGAGAaaaagtgagtgagtgagtgagtgatagagagaaaaagagagagagagagagagagagagagagagaaagtaggaaggaagatgatATTACGGTAGTGGTGGTTTAGGTGCTGCAGATAGTGAGTGAGGGTGAGTGCGTGAGAGAAGAGAAGGGGGtagtttgaaaattttatgtaattatttagggtttggataattttgcatGCGAAAGTTAATCTTTTATGAGTACAAATAGTAATTTTTAGGTTCTATAGGTAGATATGTCAGTGTTTTTAACTTTTATGGGTAGAAAATGGTCATTCTCAAATTTATCATAGTAATATCAAGGAATTAATGATAAATATTTGgagaataatattaaatatatatgtatgtaggGACACTTGCCTCAttgaatcttaaaaaaaaatattagaatcttagaaaaaaaatattaaacatatattatgtatgtaatattaaaatttaaataaattttattttgtatgaaattaaattataatattaaatataaacataataataaaaaaatttgtattatataaatttaattaaaaaatatatatatactcaagtaaaacacaaacaaacatattattataataataataataataataataataataataataataatgaattttCTGACACTAGTTTATTAGTTATTTATTCAAACCTAAATTTAGTTtctgaaatataaataaaattattagggctgcatgagagagagagagatattttatttaaaataaatataaaaaaaagtaaaacaaaatacttaaatatctttttttaaggggtattttttttaaagataaatattattttattaatataaaataaaagtatttctaTAAGGAAGTACAAAAGAATTGGGTATTCCCATTTATCATCAACTGTGACTGAAAGACTAAGAGCTTAAAGAAGAGTAAAGTAAGAGTAAAGAAAATTAGTAGCATCTATCAGGTATGGCTCATGAGTTCACGCACTAAATTGCTGGCTTCTTTCACTATCTATGGTACCGGACTTATTACCTTCTCAAAAACACACCGATTCCTCGCTTTCCAAGTGCTCTAACACAACGCCGCTATGAGGAGGGTCTTTTGTCTACTGTCGAATTGAGCCGCTGCCCAAGATAAGACTCGTTGCCACCAATTAAAAAAGGTCTATTCTTCTCTCATCCATAGGTCAGGGGTTATTAAGTTTAGGCTCCATATTATTGAAGACATGGGGCATTGGAACaaagcatgagaaattgattcaacattttgatcttttaaaattataatataaaattttaaagaataaagtATCGGTTTTGTCTCTAACACTTGGGGTAAGttccaaagttgtccctaacatttaaatcgtcctatttaattccctaacgtttcaaaattggctcaatgttgtAAAGCCGTTAaggatctgttaacagaattgatagcgggacaaaattaagacgattttgaaacgttagggacttaaataggacgaaaatgttggggacaaaaaatgatacatagaaataaatttttattttatcttttaataatattaatttttttcg
Coding sequences:
- the LOC112737895 gene encoding uncharacterized protein, which encodes MTKPIVDQEEEEEETHTLFYDSHDRLLSSSTSSSNSDDDTATSPQNDTNTAKNDSTNNSNSSSPTHALAMCRYDIWISEPSSVSERRSRLLRHFGLPARSVSSQHLHRVAADTTSAASAAAAILRSKSESAADRCDLQVPAQQPAIRSVCRSGDAGSVVNNGNCSANGNVSTVIDSRGKSNETRREIESVEEEACTIKDLDNGKEFVVKEVRKDGTWKKLREVGTGRHLTMEEFEMTVGHSPIVQELMRRQNVEDGNGDGDGDAVDLNSNDCSRSGGGGDSGGESKVKRRGSWFKSIKSVASSVAAAGHKERWSRSGDERDTSSEKGGRRSSSATDDSQDGSSFLCPERVRVRQYGKSCKELTGLYKSQEIQAHEGSIWSIRFSLDGRYLASAGEDCVIHVWQVVETERKGELLLMEKPEDANVNMLFIMNGSPERATLSPSKESSLEKRRRGRPSVSRKSLSLDQLVVPETVFALTEKPICSFEGHLDDVLDLSWSRSQHLLSSSMDKTVRLWHLSSKSCLKIFSHSDYVTCIQFNPVDDRYFISGSLDAKVRIWSIPDRQVVDWTDLHEMVTAASYTPDGQGALVGSIKGSCHLYNTSENKLQQKSQINLQNRRKRSRKITGFQFAPGSSSEVLITSSDSRIRVVDGVDLVHKFKGFRNSTSQISASLTANGKYIVAASEDSHIYIWRNEADCRPNRSKAVTVTSSYEHFHCKDVSVAIPWPGMDYAWEMHDTFSREQPEFDDNVDEVSSANHPPTPVEEDIGTEGSQSASGCNNSPLHGTIAGATDSYFFDRISATWPDEKQLAATRNRSSQISVDLSSNAVSQNMSAWGMVIVTAGLRGEIRTFQNFGLPLGV